The Halostella limicola genome includes the window TTCTCTTCAAGCGTGTTGCGTAATTCTTCATCCGTGAGAAGACGTTCCATAGCCTCCACAAAGTCCGATAGGTCACGGTTATCAACCAGTAATACATTTTCCTCATTAGTCGCAATATCTGGAATGTTTCCGATAGATGGTGTTATACAGGCAAGTCCCATAGCCATTGATTCCAAGAGTGAAAGTCCCAGAGCCTCTCGCTTTGACGTCAGTACAAATATACTTGATTTTGAATAGAATTCTACGGGTTCGTTAATCCAACCAGGCAGAGTAACACTATCCGAGAGCTTATACTCTTCTATGACTGCTCGAACGGACTTTTCCAACTCTCCGCTTCCAAGCATTACTGCTTGAACATTATATCCTCGTTCTCGTAGTTCCTTAATTGCGTGAATAAACAACAGAGGATCCTTTTCAGGCGCAAAACGTCCTGACCATACAAAGTCGTATACCACTTCTTTCTTCCTCTTAGGGTTATATTTTTCAGTATCGATCGCATTAGTGAGGATAAATATATTTTCTATCGGTACCCCATATTGGGTGAGCTGAGATTTATGTTCTGTTCCGAGTACTGACAGGGAACCAAATTGTCGGAATACAGTTTTTGGGAATATTCGATACCATGATTGGGCATGAACATCCAAATCAGCTCCAAGGATACCTAAGTGAGTCGGTGTTTTTGATATATTGCCTATGAGCAGAGCATACATGCCATAGGGAAAAAGAGAGAAAGACACTACAAGATCATAATCGTTGGTCACGGCATCTTTAAAAGCTTCAAAGAAGATTAGAATTATCCCTAGCATTCTAAAACCAAATGTTGGTACTTTTTGATACTGTATTTCAACATTCTCATTGGGAGTAAGGCAGACCATTTTAGTTCTGTCAGCAACTGTTGCTAATGGTTCTATGTGGCGCTTGATCTTGTCAGGGTTGGAATGCTCGGAGATGACTAAGACATTTTGGTCAACTGTATCGTTCTTTTCTCTCACACCCATGGGAATAGTATAATATTTTATAAATCCTACGATCTCTCCCACACATTATTCTACACGGTCTAGACCGGAATACGGGAGAGCATCAAAAGTGATATAGGTGTAGAAATTACCTCTTTGAATACATGTCCTCTCTTGCTAATATCGGTCGTCAATTCCTCCTAAAGTCTGGTTCACAAATTGTCTCACTCCTCACTATAATGTATTTTACTCGGATACTTTCTCCAGAACAACTTGGACAATACTTTTACTTTGAATCTTTATTAGGGATGGTGGCTATTTTTGCTGGTTTTGGAATTTCAGGGGCAACTGAAAAATATGTGAGCGAAAAATCTGATAGATCTCTTTGGTTCTCCTCAGGCTTGTTCCTTATTATTTGTACGTCTATTGCTATTTCTGCTCTATTTATTATATTTAATTCTAAGGTCCATGAAATACTTTCTTCTCAGTATCTATTACTATTTATTATAGCGTTAGTATCTACTCGACTCTATTCGATTTATCAACACCTACTACGCGCAGAATTACGTGCCGCTACAGCAGGCAGTATTGATCTGGCACGATTTGTTGTAATATTCGCTATATCTTTCCTCCTCGTAAAGTATGGGCTTGGATCGACTGGACTCATCCTGGGATACATACTTTCTCATGTACTTCTTCTCCCTATTTCTGTCTTTATTTCTAAAACTTCAGTTACTATACCTAGATTCCAGGAGGGGAGAGAGTTGATACATTTTGCTAAGTATTATGCCATCAATGTTCTTGGATCCAAAATATTCTATCTGGCTGATGTTGTGATAATTGGTATACTTCTAACAAAAGCTGATGTGGGGCGTTATGAAATAGCTTGGAGGCTTATATTTGCAGGCATGATGTTGAACAGTATCATTTCAAATACAGTATTTTCCTATATTAGCAAATCATACGGAGAAAATGATACGAAAGGGATCACCAGCGAAATTGGCCAGAGTCTACGCTATATTCTTCTGATCCCCTTTGCCACCGCTGCTGGTGCATTCTTTATAGGTCAAGAAGTCATCTCATTACTTTTCACAGCGGATTACACGACTCCTCGGTTAGTTATTACAATACTGGGGGTTGGATTCATTTTCCAAGCTATTTTTTCTCTGTTCAGTCGATCGCTTATTGCTATAGACAAACCAAAGATGGCTTTTTATGCGACTACGGCTGCCATAACAGTGAATTTAGTAATGAATCTACTATTCATACCTATCTTTGGCAGCCTTGGAGCTGCAACAGCAA containing:
- a CDS encoding glycosyltransferase family 4 protein encodes the protein MREKNDTVDQNVLVISEHSNPDKIKRHIEPLATVADRTKMVCLTPNENVEIQYQKVPTFGFRMLGIILIFFEAFKDAVTNDYDLVVSFSLFPYGMYALLIGNISKTPTHLGILGADLDVHAQSWYRIFPKTVFRQFGSLSVLGTEHKSQLTQYGVPIENIFILTNAIDTEKYNPKRKKEVVYDFVWSGRFAPEKDPLLFIHAIKELRERGYNVQAVMLGSGELEKSVRAVIEEYKLSDSVTLPGWINEPVEFYSKSSIFVLTSKREALGLSLLESMAMGLACITPSIGNIPDIATNEENVLLVDNRDLSDFVEAMERLLTDEELRNTLEENAISVGQSFSYESAEQDWEDIISYTI
- a CDS encoding flippase, with product MSSLANIGRQFLLKSGSQIVSLLTIMYFTRILSPEQLGQYFYFESLLGMVAIFAGFGISGATEKYVSEKSDRSLWFSSGLFLIICTSIAISALFIIFNSKVHEILSSQYLLLFIIALVSTRLYSIYQHLLRAELRAATAGSIDLARFVVIFAISFLLVKYGLGSTGLILGYILSHVLLLPISVFISKTSVTIPRFQEGRELIHFAKYYAINVLGSKIFYLADVVIIGILLTKADVGRYEIAWRLIFAGMMLNSIISNTVFSYISKSYGENDTKGITSEIGQSLRYILLIPFATAAGAFFIGQEVISLLFTADYTTPRLVITILGVGFIFQAIFSLFSRSLIAIDKPKMAFYATTAAITVNLVMNLLFIPIFGSLGAATATAVSYAFAAVIYYFTLRRYVKISFSWTRLKIQSSAAILMAIGLASTIKWMGKSSDILVIVYLLGGGAIYIVLLLSSHKIRYDIIKLLRETRY